A stretch of Anaeromyxobacter dehalogenans 2CP-1 DNA encodes these proteins:
- a CDS encoding PulJ/GspJ family protein, whose translation MSARRAAAGGFTLLEVLIAMAITAAVGAMTLGAFHQVDRAQEIARAQGDRYAAARLALTRLARETSMAFLSEHYDKNRLRERPTLFRGREEGLLFTTQAHRRLLRDARESDASVVEYTLESAPDGGGEQALFRREKARVDEEPEREGRKDVVADHVTGFRVQYWDAKKKDWVREWNTRSVERANELPARVRFDLEVKLADGRTEKFSTEARVALTRPLDF comes from the coding sequence GTGAGCGCGCGCCGCGCCGCCGCGGGCGGGTTCACGCTCCTCGAGGTGCTGATCGCCATGGCGATCACCGCCGCGGTGGGGGCGATGACGCTCGGCGCGTTCCACCAGGTGGACCGCGCCCAGGAGATCGCCCGCGCGCAGGGGGATCGCTACGCGGCGGCGCGCCTCGCGCTCACCCGCCTGGCGCGCGAGACCTCGATGGCGTTCCTATCCGAGCACTACGACAAGAACCGGCTGCGCGAGCGCCCCACGCTGTTCCGCGGGCGCGAGGAGGGGCTGCTGTTCACCACCCAGGCGCACCGGCGGCTGCTCCGCGACGCGCGCGAGTCCGACGCGTCGGTGGTGGAGTACACGCTGGAGTCCGCCCCGGACGGCGGCGGGGAGCAGGCGCTGTTCCGGCGCGAGAAGGCGCGCGTGGACGAGGAGCCCGAGCGCGAGGGGCGCAAGGACGTCGTCGCCGACCACGTCACCGGGTTCCGGGTCCAGTACTGGGACGCGAAGAAGAAGGACTGGGTGCGCGAATGGAACACCCGGTCGGTGGAGCGCGCGAACGAGCTGCCCGCGCGCGTCCGCTTCGATCTCGAGGTGAAGCTCGCCGACGGGCGCACCGAGAAGTTCTCCACCGAGGCGCGGGTCGCGTTGACGCGGCCGCTGGACTTCTGA
- a CDS encoding type IV pilus modification PilV family protein, with amino-acid sequence MTPAAARGGTCRGRRAAGFTLLEVMVALAILAMGLMALSDVVGGALRNHARAGRLDVATLLARGKMVELEEAFERKGFRDFDEEDEGSFEREGHPEVRWKLEVLRPRVELGPERILQLLTGTEGGDLSALLGGASGGKDAQGGGPQTVMPGTAAVAGTLNAQLTAMGEQIKKAVREVRLTVAWPEGARQDSFTVVTHLVVLAPTEPGT; translated from the coding sequence GTGACGCCCGCCGCCGCCCGGGGGGGGACGTGCCGCGGCCGCCGCGCCGCCGGCTTCACGCTGCTCGAGGTGATGGTCGCGCTCGCGATCCTCGCCATGGGGCTCATGGCGCTCTCCGACGTGGTGGGCGGCGCGCTCCGCAACCACGCCCGCGCCGGCCGCCTGGACGTCGCCACGCTGCTGGCGCGCGGGAAGATGGTGGAGCTCGAGGAGGCGTTCGAGCGCAAGGGGTTCCGCGACTTCGACGAGGAGGACGAGGGATCGTTCGAGCGCGAGGGCCATCCGGAGGTGCGCTGGAAGCTGGAGGTGCTCCGCCCCCGCGTGGAGCTCGGCCCGGAGCGCATCCTGCAGCTCCTCACCGGCACCGAGGGCGGCGATCTCTCGGCGTTGCTCGGCGGGGCGAGCGGGGGGAAGGACGCGCAGGGCGGCGGCCCGCAGACCGTCATGCCGGGCACCGCCGCGGTGGCGGGCACGCTCAACGCGCAGCTCACCGCCATGGGCGAGCAGATCAAGAAGGCGGTGCGCGAGGTGCGCCTCACCGTCGCGTGGCCCGAGGGCGCGCGGCAGGACTCCTTCACGGTGGTCACGCACCTGGTGGTGCTGGCGCCGACGGAGCCGGGCACGTGA
- a CDS encoding prepilin-type N-terminal cleavage/methylation domain-containing protein: MDRRRRQRGFTLIELLIVIGVIGLLAAMVVPAAESATGANARKAAGELSGAMRSLYDTAALRNATCRIALDLGQRTWWAECAPGAVGISDPARPQDDAALAKRFPDEKDEEVRRLLARSTFGKFEDRLVGERKLPGSTGFGPVHVEGRRDAIEQGLAYVYFFPGGQAQRAWVPVVDRSNVYTVVTEPFTGRTRVVPGKVEVRE, translated from the coding sequence TTGGACCGCCGCCGCCGCCAGCGAGGGTTCACCCTCATCGAGCTGCTGATCGTGATCGGCGTGATCGGCCTGCTCGCGGCGATGGTCGTGCCCGCGGCGGAGTCGGCCACCGGCGCGAACGCGCGCAAGGCGGCGGGCGAGCTGTCCGGGGCGATGCGCTCCCTGTACGACACCGCCGCGCTGCGGAACGCCACCTGCCGGATCGCGCTCGACCTCGGCCAGCGCACCTGGTGGGCGGAGTGCGCGCCCGGGGCGGTGGGCATCTCGGACCCGGCGCGGCCGCAGGATGACGCGGCGCTGGCGAAGCGCTTCCCGGACGAGAAGGACGAGGAGGTCCGCCGGCTGCTCGCGCGGAGCACGTTCGGGAAGTTCGAGGACCGCCTCGTCGGCGAGCGCAAGCTGCCCGGCTCGACCGGGTTCGGGCCGGTCCACGTGGAGGGCCGGCGCGACGCGATCGAGCAGGGGCTGGCCTACGTGTACTTCTTCCCGGGCGGCCAGGCCCAGCGCGCCTGGGTCCCGGTGGTGGACCGCTCGAACGTCTATACCGTGGTCACCGAGCCGTTCACGGGACGCACGCGGGTGGTGCCGGGCAAGGTGGAGGTGCGCGAGTGA
- the gspG gene encoding type II secretion system major pseudopilin GspG has protein sequence MHARNRRRAQRGMTLIEIMVVIVILGLIASAVAVNVVGQMSKARVDTAKNDVRKIADGVDTFKVLKGRYPTTEEGLGILIKENILKANKDGTLKDPWDKEYVYLYPGQTHQDGYDVKSYGADGQPGGEGENADVVNP, from the coding sequence ATGCACGCCCGCAACCGGCGCCGCGCACAGCGCGGCATGACCCTCATCGAGATCATGGTGGTGATCGTGATCCTCGGCCTCATCGCCTCCGCGGTGGCCGTGAACGTGGTCGGCCAGATGTCCAAGGCCCGCGTGGACACCGCCAAGAACGACGTCCGCAAGATCGCGGACGGCGTGGACACGTTCAAGGTGCTGAAGGGCCGCTACCCGACCACCGAGGAGGGCCTGGGGATCCTCATCAAGGAGAACATCCTCAAGGCGAACAAGGACGGCACGCTGAAGGACCCGTGGGACAAGGAGTACGTGTACCTGTACCCGGGCCAGACGCACCAGGACGGCTACGACGTGAAGAGCTACGGCGCCGACGGCCAGCCCGGCGGCGAGGGCGAGAACGCCGACGTCGTGAACCCGTGA
- the gspF gene encoding type II secretion system inner membrane protein GspF, which translates to MPVFEYKAYDAQGKAIQGLREADSPKALRSVLRRDGVFLTEVLGEQQVKAQQAREVSVRRWMVGRVGPVNLAIATRQLSVLVGAGIPLVEALTALVDQVEHERLKRVLGDVKQRVNEGAALADALAAHPRVFSTLYVNMIRAGEHSGALEVVLVRLADFTESQARLRSKIMGTMAYPAAMMVIGSVILGVLFTVVIPKITKIFEDTKAQLPWNTRALIAASHFVADYWWLLLALVVLSIWGFVRWRRTPAGRAAWDRAALRFWIFGPLTRQIAISRFARTLSTLLRSGVPLLTAMEIVKNIVGNTRLADVIDQARDAIREGESIAAPLKRSGEFPPLVYHMVAIGERSGALEEMLGNVAKAYEDQVETTVSALTSLLEPLMIVAMGVVVAFIVFSVLLPILQINNLAGG; encoded by the coding sequence ATGCCGGTCTTCGAGTACAAGGCGTACGACGCCCAGGGCAAGGCGATCCAGGGCCTGCGCGAGGCGGACTCGCCGAAGGCGCTGCGCAGCGTGCTCCGCCGCGACGGCGTGTTCCTCACCGAGGTGCTGGGCGAGCAGCAGGTGAAGGCCCAGCAGGCGCGCGAGGTGAGCGTGCGCCGCTGGATGGTGGGCCGCGTCGGCCCGGTGAACCTCGCCATCGCCACCCGCCAGCTGTCGGTGCTGGTGGGCGCGGGCATCCCGCTCGTCGAGGCGCTCACCGCGCTGGTGGACCAGGTCGAGCACGAGCGGCTGAAGCGCGTGCTCGGCGACGTGAAGCAGCGCGTGAACGAGGGCGCGGCGCTGGCCGACGCGCTCGCCGCCCACCCGCGCGTGTTCTCGACGCTGTACGTGAACATGATCCGCGCCGGCGAGCACTCCGGCGCGCTCGAGGTGGTGCTGGTCCGGCTGGCCGACTTCACCGAGAGCCAGGCCCGGCTGCGCTCGAAGATCATGGGCACGATGGCCTACCCGGCCGCGATGATGGTGATCGGCTCGGTCATCCTGGGGGTGCTGTTCACCGTGGTGATCCCGAAGATCACGAAGATCTTCGAGGACACGAAGGCGCAGCTCCCCTGGAACACCCGGGCGCTCATCGCCGCCTCGCACTTCGTCGCCGACTACTGGTGGCTCCTGCTCGCGCTCGTCGTGCTCTCGATCTGGGGCTTCGTGCGGTGGCGGCGGACGCCGGCGGGGCGCGCCGCCTGGGATCGCGCGGCGCTGCGCTTCTGGATCTTCGGGCCGCTGACGCGGCAGATCGCCATCAGCCGCTTCGCCCGCACGCTCTCCACGCTGCTCCGCAGCGGCGTCCCGCTGCTCACCGCCATGGAGATCGTGAAGAACATCGTCGGCAACACGCGCCTCGCCGACGTGATCGACCAGGCCCGGGACGCGATCCGGGAGGGCGAGTCCATCGCCGCCCCGCTGAAGCGCTCGGGCGAGTTCCCGCCGCTCGTCTACCACATGGTGGCGATCGGCGAGCGCTCCGGCGCGCTCGAGGAGATGCTCGGCAACGTCGCCAAGGCGTACGAGGACCAGGTCGAGACGACGGTGAGCGCGCTCACCTCGCTGCTCGAGCCGCTCATGATCGTCGCCATGGGCGTGGTGGTCGCCTTCATCGTGTTCTCCGTCCTTCTTCCCATCCTCCAGATCAACAACCTCGCAGGAGGCTAG
- the gspE gene encoding type II secretion system ATPase GspE encodes MPNDAQIDNARAAVQGAIPGLAAAAGLAGRPIGEILRETAGLDPARLEEALALQQGEQAGQRLGEILVRLRAVTEEDVLRALAAQLDLPFVERIDPESVPGDLAAKVPIHFAKQSKVLPLGTAGDAVRVAVGDPLDTAAQDSVSMLLGAAVAPEVAPPQVVLDAINAVYDRAADEHDKLMEDLETEDLESVAHELQEPTDLLEADDEAPIIRLVNSLLFRAVKERASDIHILPEEKDISVRYRIDGVLREVIRPPKRFQASIGSRIKIMGGLNIAEKRLPQDGRIRIKIAGKDVDIRLSTVPTAHGERIVMRLLDKSNVVLDLAELGFEDWQLKVMDTLITRSHGIVLVTGPTGSGKTTTLYAALAKINSPDLNILTIEDPVEIPLKGVGQVQINPKIDLTFASGLRSFLRQDPDVIMVGEIRDLETAEIAIQASLTGHLVLSTVHTNDAAGAITRLVDMGVQPFLVASSLVGVLAQRLVRVLCPTCKKPYVPTAEERDLAGLTPEILRQAGDPTHLYKAVGCPACNHTGYQGRTGIYELMMVDDDVRPLILKSVDATTIKRAAVERGMVTLMEHGAYKVARGITTAAEVLSVTAEDIR; translated from the coding sequence ATGCCCAACGACGCACAGATCGACAACGCCCGGGCCGCCGTCCAGGGCGCCATCCCCGGGCTCGCCGCCGCGGCCGGGCTCGCCGGCCGTCCCATCGGCGAGATCCTCCGGGAGACGGCCGGGCTGGACCCGGCGCGCCTCGAGGAGGCGCTCGCGCTGCAGCAGGGCGAGCAGGCCGGCCAGCGCCTCGGCGAGATCCTCGTCCGCCTGAGGGCGGTCACCGAGGAGGACGTGCTGCGCGCGCTCGCGGCCCAGCTCGACCTGCCGTTCGTCGAGCGCATCGACCCGGAGTCGGTGCCGGGCGACCTCGCGGCCAAGGTGCCGATCCACTTCGCCAAGCAGTCGAAGGTGCTGCCGCTCGGCACCGCCGGTGACGCGGTCCGGGTGGCGGTGGGCGACCCGCTCGACACCGCCGCGCAGGACTCGGTGTCCATGCTGCTCGGCGCCGCGGTGGCGCCGGAGGTGGCGCCGCCGCAGGTGGTGCTCGACGCCATCAACGCGGTGTACGACCGCGCCGCCGACGAGCACGACAAGCTCATGGAGGACCTCGAGACCGAGGACCTCGAGAGCGTCGCGCACGAGCTGCAGGAGCCGACCGACCTCCTCGAGGCGGACGACGAGGCGCCCATCATCCGCCTGGTCAACTCGCTCCTGTTCCGCGCGGTGAAGGAGCGCGCCAGCGACATCCACATCCTCCCGGAGGAGAAGGACATCTCGGTGCGCTACCGGATCGACGGCGTGCTCCGCGAGGTGATCCGCCCTCCCAAGCGCTTCCAGGCGTCCATCGGCAGCCGCATCAAGATCATGGGCGGGCTGAACATCGCCGAGAAGCGGCTCCCGCAGGACGGCCGCATCCGCATCAAGATCGCCGGCAAGGACGTGGACATCCGCCTGTCCACCGTCCCCACCGCGCACGGCGAGCGCATCGTGATGCGCCTCCTCGACAAGTCCAACGTGGTGCTGGACCTGGCCGAGCTCGGCTTCGAGGACTGGCAGCTCAAGGTGATGGACACGCTCATCACCCGCTCGCACGGCATCGTGCTGGTCACCGGCCCGACCGGCTCCGGCAAGACCACGACGCTCTACGCGGCGCTCGCGAAGATCAACTCGCCCGACCTGAACATCCTCACCATCGAGGATCCGGTCGAGATCCCGCTGAAGGGCGTGGGGCAGGTGCAGATCAACCCGAAGATCGACCTGACCTTCGCGAGCGGGCTGCGCTCGTTCCTCCGGCAGGACCCGGACGTCATCATGGTCGGCGAGATCCGCGACCTGGAGACCGCCGAGATCGCGATCCAGGCCTCGCTCACCGGCCACCTGGTGCTCTCCACCGTGCACACCAACGACGCCGCCGGGGCCATCACGCGCCTGGTGGACATGGGCGTGCAGCCGTTCCTGGTGGCGTCCTCGCTGGTGGGCGTGCTGGCGCAGCGCCTGGTGCGCGTGCTCTGCCCGACGTGCAAGAAGCCCTACGTCCCCACCGCCGAGGAGCGCGACCTCGCCGGGCTCACGCCCGAGATCCTGCGCCAGGCCGGCGACCCGACCCACCTCTACAAGGCGGTGGGGTGCCCGGCCTGCAACCACACCGGCTACCAGGGCCGGACCGGCATCTACGAGCTGATGATGGTGGACGACGACGTCCGCCCGCTCATCCTCAAGTCGGTGGACGCCACCACCATCAAGCGCGCCGCCGTCGAGCGCGGGATGGTGACGCTCATGGAGCACGGCGCGTACAAGGTCGCGCGCGGCATCACCACCGCGGCCGAGGTGCTGTCGGTCACCGCGGAGGACATCCGGTGA
- the gspD gene encoding type II secretion system secretin GspD: MKKLLATTLLVPVLAAAQVPLRPTDDPESPARQRPPTTRPTSPPTGIPTTPPPPGTSIGPGGVAPIQQNGARPPAARPTSPAPRPGGAATPPPAPARGGGGEAETTLQPANGRCVPMQGRFMLTFNRAEVVDVLEQASRWTCRNFIYTEDVARGKITLLSKTPVTAEEAYAAFLAALNANNITVYPTGRYWRLGRAADSKKMPIPTYTDPESGTPASEQVITKVIRLQYADADQLRGVMGNFISPQGADIQSIPPSTLVITDTGLNIRRIEKMIEAIDKVGGGDLVRIVQVRYASAKDLADKVNQIFQAQGGRSPRPARISSGPARPGVPTTQPAGGSVEVSVYKVLPDDRTNKLIVIADEKSFQQIMELVQQLDVPTSADGGVHVLFLKNANAEELATTLSNLAQGQAKRTPTPGAPTQPAARPVGMPGAPPAAAAAPAPAGDVTAELFSGEVKITADKTQNALLVQASGADFSAVQRLVEKLDRPRRQVFVEAVIMEVNLKNSMELGVSAHGAIPYKYKGDTGVIPLSSQTGRVNSLDMSSAIALGGFLTGYTGPISAELKDLGFGNIPSLGLLIQALQSNSDVNVLSTPHLLATDNEESEITVGQNVPFQSGYAPSGLSNLLSGSGTGASSTVGSALGTQGLGSLYAPIQRQNVELKLKIKPQINEGGNIRLTIEEQTEEIAEKDPQLGPTTAKRSVKTQIVARDQSTIVIGGLIQDRAIRSVSKIPFLGSLPILGWLFRDTTTTKQKVNLLLFLTPYIIRDEADYRRIYEKKREEQQQFIEQFYGRQPRYDVDVDFSRKTGPYSRLRRGVSQETSRIENGGDGAPGEYLSAPPAGGPPPTTVVPVPRPTSPAPAPEPEAAPDAAPPPEGTPEPVERLSPQQPPPAAEPAAPGGTPPQE, from the coding sequence ATGAAGAAGCTCCTTGCCACGACGTTGCTCGTCCCGGTGCTCGCCGCCGCGCAGGTCCCGCTGCGCCCGACCGACGACCCCGAGTCGCCGGCGCGGCAGCGCCCGCCCACCACCCGGCCCACCTCGCCGCCGACCGGCATCCCCACCACGCCGCCGCCCCCGGGGACCTCCATCGGTCCGGGCGGCGTGGCCCCGATCCAGCAGAACGGCGCGCGGCCGCCCGCGGCGCGGCCCACCTCCCCGGCCCCGCGCCCCGGCGGCGCGGCCACGCCCCCCCCCGCGCCCGCGCGGGGCGGCGGCGGCGAGGCCGAGACCACGCTGCAGCCGGCGAACGGCAGGTGCGTCCCGATGCAGGGGCGCTTCATGCTGACGTTCAACCGGGCCGAGGTGGTGGACGTGCTCGAGCAGGCGAGCCGCTGGACCTGCCGGAACTTCATCTACACGGAGGACGTGGCGCGCGGGAAGATCACGCTGCTCTCCAAGACGCCGGTCACCGCGGAGGAGGCGTACGCCGCGTTCCTGGCCGCGCTGAACGCGAACAACATCACGGTGTATCCGACGGGCCGGTACTGGCGCCTGGGCCGCGCCGCCGACAGCAAGAAGATGCCCATCCCGACGTACACCGACCCGGAGAGCGGCACGCCGGCGAGCGAGCAGGTCATCACCAAGGTGATCCGCCTGCAGTACGCCGACGCCGACCAGCTCCGCGGCGTGATGGGCAACTTCATCTCGCCGCAGGGCGCGGACATCCAGTCCATCCCCCCCTCGACGCTGGTCATCACCGACACCGGCCTCAACATCCGCCGCATCGAGAAGATGATCGAGGCGATCGACAAGGTCGGCGGCGGCGACCTGGTCCGCATCGTCCAGGTGCGCTACGCGTCCGCCAAGGACCTCGCCGACAAGGTGAACCAGATCTTCCAGGCGCAGGGCGGGCGGAGCCCGCGCCCGGCGCGGATCTCCAGCGGCCCGGCGCGGCCCGGCGTCCCCACCACCCAGCCCGCGGGCGGCTCGGTCGAGGTCTCGGTCTACAAGGTCCTCCCCGACGACCGCACCAACAAGCTCATCGTCATCGCGGACGAGAAGAGCTTCCAGCAGATCATGGAGCTGGTGCAGCAGCTCGACGTGCCCACCAGCGCCGACGGCGGCGTCCACGTCCTGTTCCTCAAGAACGCGAACGCGGAGGAGCTCGCCACCACGCTGTCGAACCTGGCGCAGGGCCAGGCCAAGCGCACCCCCACGCCCGGCGCGCCGACGCAGCCGGCCGCGCGACCGGTGGGCATGCCCGGGGCGCCCCCCGCCGCCGCGGCGGCGCCCGCCCCGGCCGGCGACGTCACCGCCGAGCTGTTCTCGGGCGAGGTGAAGATCACCGCCGACAAGACGCAGAACGCGCTGCTCGTGCAGGCGAGCGGGGCCGACTTCTCCGCGGTCCAGCGGCTGGTCGAGAAGCTCGACCGGCCGCGGCGCCAGGTGTTCGTCGAGGCGGTGATCATGGAGGTGAACCTCAAGAACTCCATGGAGCTCGGCGTCAGCGCGCACGGCGCGATCCCCTACAAGTACAAGGGGGACACCGGCGTCATCCCGCTCTCGTCGCAGACCGGGCGCGTCAACTCGCTCGACATGTCGAGCGCGATCGCGCTGGGCGGGTTCCTCACCGGCTACACCGGCCCGATCTCCGCGGAGCTGAAGGACCTCGGCTTCGGCAACATCCCCAGCCTCGGCCTGCTCATCCAGGCGCTGCAGTCCAACTCCGACGTGAACGTGCTCTCCACGCCGCACCTGCTCGCCACCGACAACGAGGAGTCGGAGATCACGGTGGGCCAGAACGTGCCGTTCCAGTCCGGCTACGCGCCCTCCGGGCTGTCCAACCTGCTCTCCGGCTCCGGCACCGGCGCCAGCAGCACCGTCGGCTCCGCGCTCGGCACCCAGGGCCTGGGCTCGCTCTACGCGCCCATCCAGCGGCAGAACGTGGAGCTGAAGCTCAAGATCAAGCCGCAGATCAACGAGGGCGGGAACATCCGGCTCACCATCGAGGAGCAGACCGAGGAGATCGCGGAGAAGGACCCGCAGCTCGGCCCGACCACCGCCAAGCGCAGCGTGAAGACGCAGATCGTGGCGCGCGACCAGAGCACCATCGTCATCGGCGGGCTCATCCAGGACCGCGCCATCCGCAGCGTGTCCAAGATCCCGTTCCTCGGCAGCCTGCCCATCCTCGGCTGGCTGTTCCGCGACACCACCACGACCAAGCAGAAGGTGAACCTGCTGCTCTTCCTCACGCCGTACATCATCCGCGACGAGGCGGACTACCGGCGCATCTACGAGAAGAAGCGCGAGGAGCAGCAGCAGTTCATCGAGCAGTTCTACGGGCGGCAGCCGCGCTACGACGTGGACGTGGACTTCAGCCGCAAGACCGGCCCGTACTCGCGCCTGCGCCGGGGCGTGAGCCAGGAGACCTCGCGGATCGAGAACGGCGGCGACGGCGCGCCGGGCGAGTACCTGTCCGCTCCCCCCGCCGGCGGCCCGCCGCCGACCACCGTGGTCCCGGTGCCGCGCCCGACCTCGCCCGCGCCCGCGCCCGAGCCGGAGGCCGCGCCGGACGCGGCGCCGCCGCCCGAGGGCACGCCCGAGCCGGTGGAGCGGCTCTCGCCGCAGCAGCCGCCGCCCGCCGCGGAGCCGGCCGCGCCCGGAGGGACCCCACCGCAGGAATGA
- the gspC gene encoding type II secretion system protein GspC gives MLDLFFRKYAWTANLALLFAAAWLTAKTVNTLVGAVIRPRPQAELALPPPAPVRPVLPASIDEARLYHLIGREPPQQSTEGTPAAPARPQNCADPRAEPTRSDLRLALVAGVVAEQPRFSLATISDLSTRETVVLGVGDRIQGAQLLGLERVRAGGDVTGNAFKVIAVLCNRGTKEYLDFEGGGSEAPDAGTNLGYASVPRPSPRPGAPGPMEGVRAVSKDKYEIDRKVIDGTLNNLSAISTQARIVPSFKNGVANGFKLFSIQPGSLYASIGIENGDVIQRVNGYELNSPEKALELYQKLRDSGHVTIELERQGQPIRKEYNITGP, from the coding sequence ATGCTCGACCTCTTCTTCCGCAAGTACGCCTGGACCGCGAACCTCGCGCTGCTGTTCGCGGCGGCCTGGCTCACGGCGAAGACCGTCAACACGCTCGTCGGCGCGGTGATCCGGCCGCGCCCGCAGGCGGAGCTCGCGCTGCCGCCTCCCGCGCCCGTGCGGCCCGTGCTGCCCGCCTCCATCGACGAGGCGCGGCTGTACCACCTCATCGGACGGGAGCCGCCGCAGCAGTCCACCGAGGGGACGCCCGCGGCGCCCGCCCGCCCGCAGAACTGCGCCGATCCCCGCGCGGAGCCGACCCGCTCCGACCTGCGGCTCGCGCTGGTGGCCGGCGTCGTCGCCGAGCAGCCGCGCTTCTCGCTCGCGACCATCTCGGACCTCTCCACGCGCGAGACGGTCGTGCTCGGGGTGGGCGACCGGATCCAGGGCGCCCAGCTGCTCGGCCTCGAGCGCGTCCGCGCCGGCGGCGACGTCACCGGGAACGCGTTCAAGGTGATCGCCGTGCTGTGCAACCGCGGCACGAAGGAGTACCTGGACTTCGAGGGAGGCGGCAGCGAGGCGCCGGACGCCGGCACCAACCTCGGCTACGCGTCGGTCCCGCGGCCCAGCCCGCGCCCCGGCGCCCCCGGGCCGATGGAGGGCGTCCGCGCGGTCTCGAAGGACAAGTACGAGATCGACCGCAAGGTCATCGACGGCACGCTCAACAACCTGAGCGCCATCTCCACCCAGGCCCGGATCGTCCCGTCGTTCAAGAACGGCGTGGCGAACGGGTTCAAGCTGTTCTCGATCCAGCCGGGCTCGCTCTACGCCTCGATCGGCATCGAGAACGGCGACGTCATCCAGCGCGTGAACGGGTACGAGCTCAACTCGCCCGAGAAGGCGCTCGAGCTGTACCAGAAGCTGCGCGACTCCGGGCACGTGACCATCGAGCTCGAGCGGCAGGGGCAGCCGATCCGCAAGGAGTACAACATCACCGGCCCGTGA
- a CDS encoding sigma-54-dependent transcriptional regulator gives MSPLVLVVDDESPNLESLGKIFEREGWRVALAASGLAALELLRRERAAVVVTDLMMPGMSGDELLRAVKAVSPESEVVVMTAYGTVEVAVAAMKQGAYDFITKPVKRHAIVKTVRQALERASLVAENRALKARLAELAPGGAGALLGDAPAFRATLEILRQAAPTQATVLLLGESGTGKELAARLVHDLSPRAAGPFVPIHCAAIPETLLESELFGHEKGAFTGAVARKDGRFERAQGGTLFLDEIGEMSPAVQVKLLRFLQDGVLERVGGNEPVRVDVRVVAATNKDLAAEVKAGRFREDLFYRLDVVRVRLPPLRERREDVPLLAMAFLRRMAERNGKPLAGFTSGAMAALERYAWPGNVRELQHAIERAVVLTRADVVEVGDLPEAIRAAGPAVPEPAGAAGAPVLTVPLGTPMEEIERRVIRETLRHTQGDKNLAAQLLGIAARTIYRKLDRDEEGRLLVPPEGGGEGPE, from the coding sequence GTGTCCCCACTGGTCCTGGTCGTCGACGACGAGAGCCCGAACCTCGAGTCGCTCGGCAAGATCTTCGAGCGCGAGGGCTGGCGCGTGGCGCTCGCCGCCTCCGGCCTCGCCGCGCTGGAGCTGCTCCGCCGCGAGCGCGCCGCGGTGGTGGTCACCGACCTGATGATGCCGGGCATGAGCGGCGACGAGCTGCTCCGCGCGGTGAAGGCGGTGTCGCCCGAGTCCGAGGTGGTGGTGATGACCGCCTACGGCACGGTCGAGGTGGCGGTCGCCGCCATGAAGCAGGGCGCCTACGACTTCATCACCAAGCCGGTGAAGCGCCACGCCATCGTGAAGACGGTGCGACAGGCGCTGGAGCGCGCGTCGCTCGTCGCCGAGAACCGCGCGCTGAAGGCGCGCCTGGCGGAGCTCGCGCCCGGCGGCGCGGGCGCGCTCCTGGGCGACGCGCCGGCGTTCCGCGCGACGCTGGAGATCCTGCGCCAGGCCGCGCCGACGCAGGCCACCGTGCTGCTGCTGGGCGAGAGCGGCACCGGGAAGGAGCTCGCCGCGCGGCTGGTCCACGACCTGTCCCCGCGCGCCGCCGGGCCGTTCGTGCCGATCCACTGCGCCGCCATCCCGGAGACGCTGCTCGAGTCCGAGCTGTTCGGGCACGAGAAGGGCGCGTTCACCGGCGCGGTGGCGCGCAAGGACGGGCGCTTCGAGCGCGCACAGGGTGGCACGCTGTTCCTCGACGAGATCGGCGAGATGTCGCCCGCGGTGCAGGTGAAGCTGCTCCGGTTCCTGCAGGACGGGGTCCTCGAGCGCGTGGGCGGGAACGAGCCGGTGCGCGTGGACGTGCGGGTGGTGGCCGCGACCAACAAGGACCTCGCCGCCGAGGTGAAGGCCGGCCGCTTCCGCGAGGACCTGTTCTACCGGCTCGACGTGGTGCGCGTCCGCCTCCCGCCGCTGCGCGAGCGGCGCGAGGACGTGCCGCTGCTCGCCATGGCCTTCCTGCGGCGGATGGCCGAGCGCAACGGGAAGCCGCTCGCGGGCTTCACCTCGGGTGCGATGGCGGCGCTGGAGCGGTACGCCTGGCCGGGCAACGTGCGCGAGCTGCAGCACGCCATCGAGCGGGCGGTAGTGCTCACCCGCGCCGACGTCGTCGAGGTGGGCGACCTGCCGGAGGCGATCCGCGCCGCGGGACCCGCCGTCCCGGAGCCCGCCGGCGCGGCCGGGGCCCCGGTGCTCACCGTGCCGCTCGGCACGCCCATGGAGGAGATCGAGCGGCGGGTGATCCGCGAGACGCTTCGCCACACCCAGGGTGACAAGAACCTGGCGGCCCAGCTGCTAGGCATCGCGGCCCGGACCATCTACCGGAAGCTCGATCGCGACGAGGAGGGGCGCCTCCTCGTCCCTCCGGAGGGCGGCGGCGAGGGCCCGGAGTAG